In Oncorhynchus keta strain PuntledgeMale-10-30-2019 chromosome 19, Oket_V2, whole genome shotgun sequence, a single genomic region encodes these proteins:
- the LOC118398212 gene encoding chromodomain-helicase-DNA-binding protein 4-like isoform X15 — protein MSGSEEDRDDFGAPEDRSLMHDEEEMSENEAPKVKKKKKAKKSRENKSSKRRTSRREDVPMSSPEPMETPEVDRDEERAVPHSDSEGSDYNPGKKKKKNRGGTSKEKKRSSTSADRNGGGKDKRKDPEPEEEEDEDDDDDSSEPKTSSQLLDDWGMEDIDHVFSEEDYRSLTNYKAFSQYVRPLIAAKNPKIAVSKMMMVLGAKWREFSTNNPLRGSAAANAALAAANVSAAVDSMVAEVAPPPTPAPVAELQLPPAPPLKKAKTKEGKGPNARKKSKPTPKPVEKKKVATKKVAPLKIKLGGFNSKRKRSSSEEDEPDVESDFDDASMNSVSVSDGSNSRSSRTKKPKSKPKKKKGQYSAVEEDGDGYETDHQDYCEVCQQGGEIILCDTCPRAYHMVCLDPDMENAPEGTWSCPHCEKEGKQWEAREDGSEEEEEEVEPEPEEDDHHMEFCRVCKDGGELLCCDSCPSSYHIHCLNPPLPEIPNGEWICPRCTCPPMKGKVQKILTWRWGDPPPPTTIPRPPDLPADQPDPAPLAGRPEREFFAKWSNMSYWHCSWVSELQLELHCQVMFRNYQRKNDMDEPPSIDFGEGDEEKSTKRKAKDPLYAKMEEKYYRFGIKIAWMMIHRILNHSQDKKNNIHYLIKWKDLPYDQATWEAEDMDIPEFDIFRQQYWNHRELMMGDEGKPGKKMKVKGKTKRLDRPPENPVVDPTIKFERQPDYLDSTGGNLHPYQLEGLNWLRFSWAQGTDTILADEMGLGKTVQTAVFLYSLYKEGHSKGPFLVSAPLSTIINWEREFEMWAPDMYVVTYVGDKDSRAVIRENEFSFENNAIRGGKRASKMKKDSSVKFHVLLTSYELITIDMAILGSIDWACLVVDEAHRLKNNQSKFFRVLNNYPLQHKLLLTGTPLQNNLEELFHLLNFLTPERFSNLEGFLEEFADIAKEDQIKKLHDMLGPHMLRRLKADVFKHMPSKTELIVRVELSPMQKKYYKFILTRNFEALNTRSGGNQVSLLNVVMDLKKCCNHPYLFPVAAMEAPKMPNGMYDGSALTKSAGKLTLLQKMMRKLKDGGHRVLIFSQMTKMLDLLEDFLENEGYKYERIDGSITGGMRQEAIDRFNAPGAVQFAFLLSTRAGGLGINLATADTVIIYDSDWNPHNDIQAFSRAHRIGQNKKVMIYRFVTKASVEERITQVAKKKMMLTHLVVRPGLGSKTGSMSKQELDDILKFGTEELFKDELGKGDKEGENKEEDSQVIHYDDMAVDRLLDRNQESETPEETEIGSMNEYLGSFKVAQYVVKDEEEAEEEVQREIIKQEESVDPDYWEKLLRHHYEQQQEDLARNLGKGKRIRKQVNYNDGSQEDRGSRRDWQDDQSDNNSDYSVASEEGDEDFDERAEANNRRPNRKGMRGDRDKPLPPLLARVGGNIEVLGFNVRQRKAFLNAVMRYGMPPQDAFTTQWLVRDLRGKAEKEFKAYVSLFMRHLCEPGADGAETFADGVPREGLSRQHVLTRIGVMSLIRKKVQEFEHVNGQWSMPWMMELEESKKAAAAAAGAHPDSPGKTPSTGTPADTQPNTPATDDPSRTEDAVKDGEKEEKKDREGEKESGKTEDPEIIAIPDEDEKAPSPEQKEKEKEEEEPMETDEPTNGEVEKKDGETAEKSAEGGEGTKSPAAEETTDVSEVKSEDSEAKAEDKKEEKTEEMDTTPASEEKKEQKEEKDGVKVEEPAKLQNGDSVKEGAAAGVSEEKKKAKTRFMFNIADGGFTELHSLWQNEERAATVTKKTNEIWHRRHDYWLLAGIIQHGYARWQDIQNDVKYAILNEPFKAEMNRGNFLEIKNKFLARRFKLLEQALVIEEQLRRAAYLNMSEDPSHPSMALNTRFSEVECLAESHQHLSKESMSGNKPANAVLHKVLKQLEELLSDMKADVTRLPATIARIPPVAVRLQMSERNILSRLASRGPEPQPQQQQMSQQ, from the exons ATGTCTGGAAGCGAAGAAGATAGGGATGATTTTGGAGCCCCAGAGGATCGGTCTCTAATGCATG ATGAGGAAGAGATGTCAGAGAATGAGGCCCCGAAGgtgaagaaaaagaagaaggcCAAAAAGAGCCGGGAGAACAAAAGCAGCAAGAGGCGAACCTCTCGCAGAGAG GATGTGCCAATGAGCTCCCCCGAGCCCATGGAGACCCCCGAGGTAGACCGAGACGAAGAGCGAGCGGTTCCCCACTCGGACAGCGAGGGCAGCGACTACAACccggggaagaagaagaagaaaaacaggGGGGGCACTTccaaggagaagaagaggagcagCACCAGCGCTGACAGAAACGGCGGAGGAAAGGACAAGAGGAAGGACCCTGAAcctgaggaagaagaggatgaggacGATGATGACGATAGCTCG GAGCCTAAGACATCGTCCCAGCTCCTGGATGACTGGGGAATGGAGGACATTGACCACGTCTTCAGCGAAGAGGACTACCGCTCCCTCACCAACTACAAGGCCTTCAGCCAATATGTCCG ACCCCTCATTGCGGCCAAGAACCCCAAGATCGCAGTGTCCAAGATGATGATGGTACTGGGCGCCAAGTGGCGTGAGTTCAGCACCAACAACCCCCTGAGAGGCTCCGCCGCGGCCAACGCCGCCCTGGCTGCCGCCAACGTGTCTGCTGCCGTGGACAGCATGGTGGCGGAGGTCGCACCCCCTCCCACACCCGCCCCGGTCGCCGAGCTTCAGCTACCGCCCGCCCCGCCTCTGAAAAAGGCCAAGACCAAAGAGGGCAAAGGTCCAAATGCTCGTAAGAAGTCCAAGCCGACCCCCAAGCCCGTAGAGAAGAAGAAGGTGGCTACAAAGAAGGTGGCCCCCCTCAAGATCAAGCTAGGAGGCTTCAACAGCAAGAGGAAACGCTCCTCA AGTGAGGAAGATGAGCCCGACGTGGAGAGTGACTTTGACGACGCCAGCATGAACAGCGTGTCCGTGTCGGACGGCTCCAACAGCCGCAGCAGCCGCACCAAGAAGCCCAAGAGCAAGCCCAAGAAGAAGAAGGGTCAGTActctgcag TCGAGGAGGATGGTGACGGCTATGAGACTGACCACCAGGACTACTGTGAGGTGTGCCAGCAGGGAGGGGAGATCATTCTGTGCGACACCTGTCCCAGGGCCTACCACATGGTGTGTCTGGACCCCGACATGGAGAACGCCCCAGAGGGCACCTGGAGCTGCCCACACTGT GAGAAGGAGGGCAAACAGTGGGAGGCGCGGGAGGATGGctcagaagaagaagaggaggaggtggagcccGAGCCGGAGGAGGACGACCACCACATGGAGTTCTGCAGGGTGTGTAAGGACGGTGGCGAGCTGCTCTGCTGCGACTCCTGTCCCTCCTCCTACCACATCCACTGTCTCAATCCGCCCCTGCCTGAGATCCCCAACGGAGAGTGGATCTGCCCCCGCTGCACT tGTCCACCAATGAAAGGCAAGGTGCAGAAGATTCTGACGTGGCGCTGGGGAGACCCCCCTCCACCCACGACCATCCCCCGCCCCCCAGACCTCCCGGCTGACCAGCCAGACCCCGCCCCTCTGGCCGGGCGCCCCGAGAGGGAGTTTTTCGCCAAGTGGAGCAACATGTCCTACTGGCACTGCTCCTGGGTGTCTGAGCTGCAG TTGGAGCTGCACTGTCAGGTGATGTTCAGGAACTACCAGAGGAAGAACGACATGGACGAGCCTCCTTCAATCGACTTTGGCGAGGGCGATGAGGAAAAGAGCACAAAGAGGAAGGCCAAGGACCCGCTCTACGCCAAGATGGAGGAGAAGTACTACCGCTTCGGCATCAAGATTGCTTGGATGATGATTCACCGCATCCTTAACCACAG TCAGGACAAGAAGAACAACATCCACTACCTCATCAAGTGGAAAGACCTCCCCTACGACCAGGCCACCTGGGAGGCCGAGGACATGGACATCCCCGAGTTCGACATCTTCAGACAGCAGTACTGGAACCACAG GGAGCTAATGATGGGCGATGAGGGTAAACCAGGGAAGAAGATGAAGGTGAAAGGCAAGACGAAACGGTTGGACCGGCCTCCTGAGAACCCTGTCGTTGAC CCCACCATCAAGTTTGAGCGGCAGCCTGATTACCTGGACAGTACGGGGGGCAACCTGCACCCCTACCAGCTGGAGGGTCTCAACTGGCTGCGTTTCTCATGGGCACAGGGCACAGACACTATCCTGGCTGACGAGATGGGTCTGGGCAAGACTGTGCAGACTGCCGTGTTCCTCTACTCACTCTACAAAGAG GGTCACTCCAAGGGCCCGTTCCTGGTGAGCGCCCCCCTATCCACCATCATTAACTGGGAGCGAGAGTTTGAGATGTGGGCCCCAGACATGTACGTGGTGACCTACGTAGGAGACAAGGACAGCAGAGCCGTCATTAGAGAGAATGAGTTCTCCTTCGAGAACAACGCCATCCGCGGAGGCAAGAGAGCTTCTAAGATGAAG AAAGACTCATCGGTGAAGTTCCATGTGCTGCTGACGTCGTATGAGTTGATCACCATCGACATGGCCATCCTAGGTTCCATAGATTGGGCCTGTCTGGTGGTCGATGAAGCCCACAGGCTCAAAAACAACCAGTCCAAG TTCTTTAGGGTGCTGAACAACTATCCTCTCCAGCACAAGCTGCTACTGACCGGTACACCTCTACAGAACAACCTGGAAGAGTTGTTCCACCTCCTCAACTTCCTCACGCCAGAGAGATTCAG taaCCTGGAGGGCTTCCTGGAAGAGTTTGCTGACATCGCCAAAGAGGACCAGATCAAGAAGCTGCACGACATGCTGGGACCCCACATGCTCAGGAGGCTGAAGGCGGACGTCTTCAAACACATGCCCTCCAAGACGGAGCTCATCGTCAGGGTGGAGCTCAGCCCCATGCAGAA GAAGTACTACAAATTCATCCTCACCCGTAACTTTGAGGCCCTGAACACACGAAGTGGTGGGAACCAAGTATCCCTTCTCAATGTGGTGATGGACCTCAAGAAGTGCTGCAATCACCCCTACCTCTTCCCTGTGGCAGCCATG GAAGCCCCAAAGATGCCCAATGGGATGTACGACGGCAGCGCCCTCACTAAGTCTGCCGGGAAACTGACTCTATTGCAGAAGATGATGAGGAAGCTGAAAGACGGAGGGCACAGAGTACTCATCTTCTCTCAA ATGACCAAGATGCTTGACCTGCTGGAGGACTTCCTGGAGAACGAGGGCTACAAGTACGAGCGTATCGACGGCAGCATCACCGGGGGCATGAGACAGGAGGCCATCGACAGATTCAACG CCCCGGGAGCGGTCCAGTTTGCCTTCCTGCTGTCGACGAGAGCTGGAGGTCTGGGTATCAACCTGGCCACCGCCGACACCGTCATCATCTACGATTCCGACTGGAACCCCCACAACGACATCCAG GCGTTCAGCAGAGCTCACCGTATCGGACAGAACAAGAAGGTGATGATCTACCGCTTCGTCACGAAGGCCTCTGTGGAGGAGAGGATCACTCAG GTTGCCAAGAAGAAGATGATGTTGACCCACCTGGTGGTGCGTCCTGGTCTGGGCTCCAAGACGGGCTCCATGTCCAAACAGGAGCTGGACGACATCCTCAAGTTCGGCACGGAGGAGCTGTTCAAGGACGAGCTTGGAAAGGGGGACAAAgaag GTGAGAACAAGGAGGAGGACAGCCAGGTGATCCACTACGATGACATGGCGGTGGACAGACTGCTGGACAGGAACCAGGAGTCCGAAACCCCGGAGGAAACGGAGATCGGGAGCATGAATGAGTACCTCGGCTCCTTCAAGGTGGCCCAGTACGTGGTCAAGGACGAGGAGGAGGCG GAGGAGGAAGTACAGAGGGAGATCATCAAACAGGAGGAGAGTGTCGACCCAGACTACTGGGAGAAGCTGCTCAGGCACCACTAtgagcagcagcaggaggacCTGGCCCGCAACCTGGGCAAGGGCAAGCGCATCCGCAAGCAGGTGAACTACAACGACGGCTCCCAGGAGGACCGAGGTAGTAGACGGG ATTGGCAGGATGACCAATCGGACAACAACTCTGACTACTCTGTGGCCTCCGAGGAGGGTGACGAGGACTTTGATGAGCGGGCAGAAg CCAACAATCGCAGACCCAACAGGAAAGGCATGCGGGGCGACAGGGACAAGCCACTGCCCCCCCTGCTGGCCAGAGTGGGAGGCAACATTGAG GTGTTGGGCTTCAACGTTCGCCAGAGGAAGGCCTTCCTGAATGCAGTGATGCGTTATGGGATGCCTCCCCAGGATGCATTCACCACCCAGTGGCTGGTCAGAGACCTGCGCGGGAAAGCTGAGAAAGAGTTCAA GGCGTATGTCTCGCTCTTCATGAGGCACCTGTGCGAACCCGGCGCAGACGGAGCCGAGACCTTCGCCGACGGCGTCCCACGCGAAGGGTTGTCGCGGCAACACGTCCTCACCCGCATCGGCGTGATGTCACTGATCCGTAAGAAG GTCCAGGAGTTTGAACACGTCAACGGCCAGTGGTCCATGCCCTGGATGATGGAGCTGGAGGAGAGTAAAAAGGCTGCGGCCGCTGCAGCTGGAGCCCACCCCGACTCCCCAGGGAAGACCCCCTCCACGGGCACGCCTGCAgacacacagcccaacacaccCGCCACAG ACGATCCTTCAAGGACTGAGGACGCCGTGAAGGATGgcgagaaagaagagaagaaagacCGTGAGGGGGAGAAGGAGTCCGGAAAGACGGAAGACCCAGAG aTAATTGCGATCCCTGATGAGGATGAGAAGGCCCCTTCCCCTGAACAGAAAgaaaaggagaaagaggaagaggagcccATGGAAACAGACGAGCCTACCAACGGAGAGGTGGAaaagaaggatggagagactgcgGAGAAGAGtgctgagggaggagaggggaccaAGTCTCCAGCAGCGGAGGAAACGACGGACGTGTCGGAGGTCAAATCTGAAGATTCTGAGGCCAAAG CAGAAGATAAGAAAGAAGAGAAGACCGAAGAGATGGACACCACTCCTGCCTCGGAGGAAAAGAAAG AGCAaaaggaggagaaggatggagtgaAGGTGGAGGAGCCGGCCAAGCTGCAGAACGGGGACAGTGTGAAGGAGGGAGCGGCGGCCGGAGTCagtgaggagaagaagaaagcgAAGACGAGATTCATGTTTAACATCGCCGACGGAGGATTCACAG AGCTGCACTCCTTGTGGCAGAATGAGGAGAGGGCCGCCACCGTCACCAAGAAGACCAATGAGATCTGGCACCGTCGCCACGACTACTGGCTGCTTGCTGGCATAATACA ACACGGCTACGCGCGCTGGCAGGACATCCAGAATGATGTGAAGTACGCCATCCTCAACGAGCCCTTCAAGGCTGAGATGAACCGAGGCAACTTCCTGGAGATCAAAAACAAGTTTCTGGCCAGGAGGTTTAAG CTGCTGGAGCAGGCCTTGGTGATCGAGGAGCAGCTGCGCCGGGCGGCCTACCTCAACATGTCGGAGGACCCTTCCCATCCCTCCATGGCCCTCAACACGCGCTTCAGCGAGGTGGAGTGTCTGGCTGAGTCTCACCAACACCTCAGCAAGGAGTCCATGTCGGGGAACAAGCCCGCCAACGCCGTCCTGCACAAAG TGCTAAAACAGCTGGAGGAGCTTCTCAGTGACATGAAGGCAGATGTCACCCGTCTCCCGGCAACCATCGCCCGGATACCCCCCGTCGCAGTGAGACTCCAGATGTCCGAGAGGAACATCCTGAGCCGCCTGGCCAGCAGAGGCCCCGAACCACAACCTCAACAACAGCAG ATGTCGCAGCAGTAG